In one window of Gossypium arboreum isolate Shixiya-1 chromosome 4, ASM2569848v2, whole genome shotgun sequence DNA:
- the LOC108460765 gene encoding uncharacterized protein LOC108460765, with translation MNSNCIGGVLHLRLLLFSTSHRILAGHPKISASRHLSTATMGSQSQPPSPPLAEKVKHEMELFGDVRVDNYYWLRDDSRSDPKVISYLQQENAYTEAMMSGTKKFEDEIYAEIRGRIKEDDMSAPLRKGPYYYYSRTLEGKEYVQYCRRPIPNRDAPSSVHDTMPTGPDAPPEHVILDENVKAQEHGFYRIGAFKVSPNHKMVAYAEDTKGDEIYTVYVIDAETQAPIGKPLVGVTSNLEWAGNDALVYITMDEILRPDKAWLHKLGADQSNDSCLYHEKDDMFSLGLEASESEKFLFISSESKITRFVFYLEVSKLEEGLKVLTPRIIGIDTSVSHRGNHFFIQRRSDEFFNSELLACPVDNTSATTVLIPHRASVKIQYIQLFSDHLAVSEREEGLPKITVYRLPEVEEPLVNLEGGKSVQFIDPVYSVDLSVSQFSSTILRFSYSSLRMPKSVYDYDMNTGESVLKKIETVLGGFDASNYVTERKWATASDGTQIPISIVYQKNLVKLDGSDPMLLYGYGSYEICIDPDFKASRLSLLDRGFIFAIAHIRGGGEMGRQWYENGKFLKKKNTFTDFISCAEYLIEQKYCSKEKLCIEGRSAGGLLIGAVLNMRPDLWKAAVAGVPFVDVLTTMLDPTIPLTTSEWEEWGDPRKEEFYFYMKSYSPVDNVKAQNYPDILVTAGLRDPRVMYSEPAKFVAKLRDMKTDDNMLLLKCELGAGHFSKSGRFERLQEDAMTYTFMLKALNMIPASGSA, from the exons ATGAATTCTAATTGCATAGGCGGAGTTCTACATCTCCGGCTACTACTCTTCTCTACTTCTCATCGCATCCTCGCCGGCCATCCAAAGATCTCCGCCTCACGCCACCTATCAACTGCCACCATGGGCTCTCAATCTCAGCCTCCATCTCCGCCGTTGGCCGAGAAAGTGAAGCACGAGATGGAGTTGTTCGGGGACGTTAGAGTTGACAATTACTACTGGCTTCGCGATGACTCTCGCAGCGACCCTAAAGTCATCTCTTATCTTCAACAAGAGAACGCCTATACCGAGGCCATGATGTccg GAACcaaaaaatttgaagatgaaATTTATGCTGAGATTAGAGGTCGAATCAAAGAGGATGATATGTCTGCTCCTCTTCGGAAAGGaccctattattattattcaaggACTTTGGAAGGAAAGGAATATGTTCAATATTGCAGACGTCCCATTCCTAATCGTGATGCTCCATCTTCTGTTCACGATACTATGCCAACTGGGCCTGATGCTCCGCCCGAGCATGTAATCTTGGATGAGAATGTTAAGGCTCAAGAACATGGTTTTTACAGGATTGGTGCTTTTAAG GTCAGTCCAAATCATAAGATGGTTGCATACGCTGAAGACACTAAAGGAGATGAAATTTATACTGTCTATGTGATTGATGCAGAGACTCAAGCTCCAATAGGGAAACCACTAGTAGGTGTAACGTCAAATCTTGAATGGGCTGGTAATGATGCTTTGGTTTACATTACAATGGATGAGATCCTTCGGCCAGATAAG GCATGGTTACATAAGTTGGGGGCAGACCAATCCAATGACTCGTGCCTTTACCACGAGAAGGATGACATGTTTTCCCTTGGTCTTGAAGCCTCTGAGAGTGAgaaatttttgtttatttcatcTGAAAGCAAAATTACTAGATTTGTCTTTTATCTTGAGGTTTCCAAGCTGGAAGAAGGCCTTAAGGTTTTGACGCCTCGTATAATTGGCATTGATACCTCTGTTAGTCATCGTGGAAACCACTTCTTTATCCAGAGGAGAAGTGATGAGTTTTTCAATTCAGAACTACTAGCTTGTCCAGTGGATAATACATCTGCAACAACAGTTCTTATTCCTCACAGGGCAAG TGTAAAGATTCAGTATATTCAACTTTTTAGTGATCATCTTGCTGTCTCTGAGCGTGAAGAAGGTTTGCCCAAAATTACTGTTTACCGTCTTCCGGAAGTTGAAGAGCCACTCGTAAATCTTGAAGGGGGTAAATCAGTTCAATTTATTGACCCTGTATACTCAGTTGATCTATCAGTATCACAGTTTTCCTCCACCATTTTGCGGTTTTCTTATAGCTCATTGCGGATGCCTAAATCTGTCTATGACTATGACATGAATACTGGGGAGTCTGTTTTGAAGAAGATTGAAACT GTTTTGGGAGGCTTTGATGCATCTAATTATGTCACCGAAAGGAAATGGGCTACTGCTTCAGATGGCACTCAAATTCCCATATCAATTGTGTACCAAAAGAATCTTGTCAAGCTTGATGGATCTGATCCAATGTTGCTTTATGGATATGGTTCATATGAG ATATGTATAGATCCTGACTTTAAGGCATCAAGGCTGTCTTTATTAGATCGTGGGTTTATCTTTGCAATAGCTCATATTCGTGGAGGTGGTGAAATGGGGAGGCAATGGTATGAGAATGGGAAATTTTTAAAGAAGAAGAATACTTTCACAGATTTTATCTCTTGTGCCGAGTATTTAATTGAACAGAAGTACTGTTCAAAGGAAAAATTGTGCATAGAGGGAAGAAGTGCAGGTGGATTGCTTATTGGTGCAGTTCTTAACATGAGGCCTGATTTGTGGAAGGCTGCTGTCGCTGGAGTGCCTTTTGTAGATGTCCTGACTACAATGCTTGACCCTACTATCCCTCTTACAACTTCAGAGTGGGAG GAATGGGGTGACCCTCGAAAGGAAGAGTTTTACTTCTATATGAAATCGTATTCCCCTGTTGATAAT GTGAAGGCTCAAAATTATCCGGATATTCTCGTTACAGCTGGCTTACGTG ATCCGCGTGTTATGTACTCAGAACCTGCAAAGTTTGTAGCTAAACTAAGGGATATGAAAACGGACGATAACATGCTGTTGCTCAAGTGTGAACTTGGTGCCGGCCATTTTTCAAAGTCCGGAAG ATTTGAGAGGCTTCAAGAAGATGCCATGACATATACTTTTATGCTGAAAGCTCTGAATATGATTCCCGCCTCTGGGTCCGCGTAA
- the LOC108461017 gene encoding phytochrome-associated serine/threonine-protein phosphatase 1-like, which yields MDLDQWIAKVKEGQHLSEDELQLLCEYVKEILIEESNVQPVNSPVTVCGDIHGQFHDLMKLFQTGGQVPETNYIFMGDFVDRGYNSLEVFTILLLLKARHPANITLLRGNHESRQLTQVYGFYDECQRKYGNANAWRYCTDVFDYLTLSAIINGTVLCVHGGLSPDIRSVDQMRVIERNSEIPHEGPFCDLMWSDPEDIETWAVSPRGAGWLFGSRVTSEFNHINNLDLVCRAHQLVQEGLKYMFEDKGLVTVWSAPNYCYRCGNVASILSFNENMERKVKYFTETEENNQMRGPRTGVPYFL from the exons ATGGATTTGGATCAGTGGATAGCAAAGGTTAAAGAAGGCCAGCATCTTTCGGAAGACGAGCTTCAGCTTCTTTGCGAATAC GTAAAAGAAATTCTCATTGAGGAGTCGAATGTGCAACCTGTCAACAGTCCGGTAACCGTCTGTGGTGATATCCATGGCCAGTTTCATGATCTGATGAAACTCTTTCAGACAGGAGGTCAAGTGCCAGAAAcaaattacatttttatg GGAGATTTTGTTGATCGAGGTTATAATAGTCTTGAAGTTTTCACTATTCTTTTGCTTCTTAAGGCAAG GCACCCAGCTAATATCACTCTCTTGCGGGGGAATCATGAGAGTAGACAATTAACTCAG GTTTATGGTTTCTATGATGAGTGCCAGAGGAAGTATGGAAATGCTAATGCATGGCGGTATTGTACAGATGTTTTTGATTATCTTACACTTTCAGCAATTATAAATGGGACT GTACTCTGTGTACATGGTGGTCTTTCTCCTGATATACGATCAGTTGATCAG ATGAGGGTAATTGAGCGGAACTCTGAGATTCCTCACGAAGGCCCATTCTGTGATCTCATGTGGAGTGATCCTGAAGATATTGAAACATGGGCAGTCAGTCCACGCGGAGCAGGTTGGCTATTTGGGTCCAGGGTCACATCGGAG TTCAACCACATAAATAATCTCGATCTTGTTTGTCGAGCTCACCAACTCGTGCAAGAAGGCCTTAAGTATATGTTTGAAGATAAAGGCCTTGTAACT GTGTGGTCTGCACCAAATTATTGTTACCGTTGTGGGAATGTAGCTTCTATATTGAGCTTCAACGAGAATATG GAGAGAAAAGTGAAGTATTTCACTGAAACAGAAGAGAATAATCAGATGAGAGGGCCGAGGACCGGAGTCCCGTATTTCTTGTAA